A region from the Salvelinus fontinalis isolate EN_2023a chromosome 23, ASM2944872v1, whole genome shotgun sequence genome encodes:
- the LOC129821030 gene encoding uncharacterized protein LOC129821030, with protein MTLISDSDVPLHSVHFSLCQSATSNIVMETLLFWDLVSVVIMLFLVSTESAGDSTKYLTNKSASLGEIVTLVCNNSETNASYIWKKDTVLIFSHSETLNKTERKITSGRMSVDSSTKLTILNVQLNDTGSYSCQITDDQSGVRTMEWNMTITNNLTAHAEHGLRRLLLFTIPSAIGGVVLCMNICCMVWLCRKQKQEQTSHCDRQGEESNAQSDGHTTRREQHQWSQYFERLNSVYGQ; from the exons atgacACTGATCTCAGACTCAGATGTTCCACTCCactctgtccatttctctctctgtcagtcagctACGTCCAATATCGTCATGGAAACTCTCCTGTTCTGGGACCTGGTGTCTGTGGTCATCATGCTGTTCCTTGTCTCTACAG AGTCAGCAGGTGACTCAACAAAATATCTGACAAATAAATCAGCTTCTTTGGGAGAAATTGTTACTTTGGTTTGCAATAACTCAGAGACGAATGCATCATACATCTGGAAGAAGGACACAGTTCTCATTTTCTCTCATAGTGAGACACTGAATAAAACTGAAAGAAAAATCACCTCTGGCAGGATGAGTGTTGATTCATCTACAAAGCTGACTATCCTTAATGTACAACTAAATGACACCGGGAGCTACAGCTGTCAAATAACAGATGATCAAAGTGGTGTACGGACAATGGAGTGGAATATGACCATCACTAATAACCTCACAG CTCATGCTGAACATGGCCTACGGAGGTTATTGCTCTTCACAATTCCATCTGCTATTGGAGGAGTGGTTCTCTGCATGAACATCTGCTGTATGGTCTGGCTGTGTAG GAAACAAAAACAGGAACAGACAAGTCATTGTGATAGGCAAGGAGAG GAGAGCAATGCCCAGTCTGATGGTCACACTACCAGAAGAGAACAACACCAGTGGAGTCAATACTTTGAAAGACTCAACTCAGTCTATGGACAGTAG